One genomic segment of Aliarcobacter cibarius includes these proteins:
- a CDS encoding zinc-binding metallopeptidase family protein, which translates to MPTILDIFKDITKLQRCSGNHSEFIAYMQNLSQKLGYICLVDDVHNILCKKENSNAKIVFQSHYDIVCLKENCVPEIIEDEYSLSAKDSTLGADNGIGCSYMIALMYERFDGEFLFTSDEEIGLIGANGLNLPINANFMLNLDSEEEGEICIGCAGGVDIKAIFNNKKIVPNIDNLDLYEISISSLPGGHSGVDIDKNIPNAIKLLIQSIKGCDGKILDISGGERINSIPANAKAIIATKKQPKKLIDNMKIEKIDTKSEHLSIYDDTLLNYLYSFKNGVRELNKELNVVQDSINLALIKTNIDEIVIEFSARSMNNENLKNLKDSTKSDLEKIGCNVNTYGKYPAWNPDINSFTDTILNIYKNINSKASLRAIHAGLECAIFKEKFPNLKIASIGPTIKYPHSKKEIVYKDSINNVFEIVKIIAYNLK; encoded by the coding sequence AAGATATCACAAAACTTCAAAGATGTTCAGGAAATCACTCAGAATTTATAGCTTATATGCAAAATTTAAGTCAAAAACTAGGTTATATCTGTTTAGTTGATGATGTTCATAATATTTTATGTAAAAAAGAAAATAGTAATGCAAAAATAGTATTTCAATCACATTATGACATTGTTTGTTTAAAAGAAAATTGTGTACCAGAAATTATTGAAGATGAATATAGTTTAAGTGCAAAAGATTCGACTTTAGGGGCAGATAATGGAATCGGTTGTTCTTATATGATTGCTTTAATGTATGAGAGATTTGATGGTGAATTTTTATTTACAAGCGATGAAGAGATAGGATTAATTGGAGCAAATGGTTTAAATCTTCCTATAAATGCTAATTTTATGTTAAATCTTGATAGTGAAGAAGAAGGTGAAATTTGTATAGGCTGTGCAGGTGGAGTTGATATAAAAGCTATATTTAATAACAAAAAAATTGTTCCAAATATTGATAATTTAGATTTATATGAAATTTCTATTTCAAGTTTACCAGGTGGTCATAGCGGTGTTGATATTGATAAAAATATACCAAATGCTATAAAACTTTTAATACAAAGTATAAAAGGGTGCGATGGTAAAATACTGGATATTAGTGGTGGTGAAAGAATAAACTCTATTCCTGCGAATGCAAAAGCTATAATTGCTACTAAAAAACAACCTAAAAAATTAATTGATAATATGAAAATAGAAAAAATAGATACTAAAAGTGAACATCTATCAATCTATGATGATACTCTTTTAAATTATCTATACTCTTTTAAAAATGGTGTAAGAGAACTAAATAAAGAATTAAATGTAGTTCAAGATTCAATAAATCTTGCATTAATTAAAACAAATATAGATGAAATTGTTATTGAATTTAGTGCCAGATCTATGAATAATGAAAATTTAAAAAATTTAAAAGATAGTACAAAATCAGATTTAGAAAAAATTGGTTGTAATGTAAATACTTATGGAAAATATCCTGCTTGGAATCCAGATATCAATAGTTTTACAGATACTATTTTAAATATTTATAAAAATATAAATAGTAAAGCTTCTCTAAGAGCAATTCATGCTGGTTTAGAATGTGCAATTTTTAAAGAAAAATTCCCAAATTTGAAAATAGCTTCTATTGGACCTACAATAAAATATCCCCATTCAAAAAAAGAGATTGTATATAAAGATTCAATAAATAATGTTTTTGAAATAGTTAAAATAATTGCATATAATCTAAAATAA
- a CDS encoding DUF748 domain-containing protein translates to MGILKKLLYTFVSLIFLYILFGFFVLPLILKDQITKNLDENLNAKATIEKIEFNPLTFDLKVHNFKLVSLENQELIKAKELEIRLGILKSIDQKHFRIEYILLDELFVNLIQSKDGNINLAQLLKESNQKEEPKVEDNTSKELAFLVAKLDLKNTNFNFTSNINQEPYILNLKDINYTIYDLGTYKNFLSSNNLSFTINKTTDVSIRGAFNINPFKAYGKVEISDLKVKDILDFDKSFFNFSVNDEANINLILNYNVDASKEFLLNLNSELLEINSLDLIQSNNKIANFKKLDIKKFDFDLKEQNINFDEININNLNANMVMDKNGINFANLINSKKEEQNSEIVTNTGISKPWKINIKNINLDANYNFDNISLNSKIDVKSIVLNANDLKIVDSSVYLNKADLKTPNITYIDKQNNLDMKSNNTNLSLNNLSVVNGDLKIENINLIKDNFDFKEKKLNIDINTKKLDSSFKNLEIAKNISFESNDLKLNSLNFKDNKNKLKIDSSNLNVLISNFLIDEKNSINLKNIVLKNLKLHFEDLTNKLSVDTKNININSKDLLITKDSNITLGNLKLAKPTINLLDNKNNLKVDAKNLSLDVNKFKFNKGNISFNSIKLVEPNLGILNTQTNLKIDTKNINLNLKKLVSKENFFRIEKTDLVNPYISITLPKNENVTNNEDKKEEKVVSQTTENNKDINSNENKFRLNLGPVNIKNLTLDFEDKNLPIPFKTTVSKLNGEISEIKNKEQSVSQLEIKGEVDQYGVAKITGLVNPNSLKILTDVNMKFQNIAMKSFTPYTAKFVGRTIKDGKLELDLNYNISDSNLKAKNSIIIKKLELGEKVESPDAISLPLDLAITLLENSSNVIDINLPVSGNVDDPQFSIGSIVWKAFVNLITKAITSPFSLIGSLFNFSEDEIKSVNFELKESEVTPIQKETLDKIALILSKKEEIAIKFAPSFNEKEEKEKFANQRAQNIKDYLIKEKSINPKQIIILNEIKKSSQNIDLNIEQIK, encoded by the coding sequence ATGGGAATTCTAAAAAAACTTTTATATACGTTTGTATCATTAATTTTTTTGTATATCTTATTTGGATTTTTTGTTCTCCCCCTTATTTTAAAAGATCAAATTACAAAAAATTTAGATGAAAATCTTAATGCAAAAGCAACTATTGAAAAAATAGAGTTTAATCCTTTAACTTTTGATTTAAAAGTTCATAACTTTAAACTTGTTTCTTTAGAAAATCAAGAACTTATAAAAGCTAAAGAGCTTGAAATCAGACTTGGAATACTAAAATCTATTGACCAAAAACATTTTAGAATAGAATATATTTTACTTGATGAACTTTTTGTAAATTTAATTCAATCAAAAGATGGAAATATAAATTTGGCACAACTTTTAAAAGAGAGTAATCAAAAAGAAGAGCCAAAAGTAGAAGATAACACATCAAAAGAACTTGCTTTTTTAGTTGCAAAATTAGATTTAAAAAATACAAACTTTAATTTTACAAGTAATATAAATCAAGAACCTTATATTTTAAATTTAAAAGATATAAACTACACAATTTATGATTTAGGTACATATAAAAATTTTCTATCATCAAATAATCTAAGTTTTACAATAAATAAAACTACCGATGTAAGTATAAGAGGTGCATTTAATATAAATCCATTTAAAGCCTATGGAAAAGTTGAAATTAGTGATTTAAAAGTTAAAGATATTTTAGATTTTGATAAGAGTTTTTTCAATTTTTCAGTTAATGATGAAGCAAATATTAATCTTATATTAAATTATAATGTTGATGCTTCAAAAGAATTTTTATTAAATTTAAATAGCGAACTTTTAGAAATAAATAGTCTAGATTTAATTCAATCAAACAATAAAATTGCAAATTTTAAAAAACTTGATATAAAGAAATTTGATTTTGATTTAAAAGAACAAAATATCAATTTTGATGAAATAAATATCAATAATTTAAATGCAAATATGGTTATGGATAAAAATGGAATTAATTTTGCAAATTTAATAAATTCAAAAAAAGAAGAACAAAATAGCGAAATAGTTACAAATACTGGAATTTCAAAACCTTGGAAAATAAATATAAAAAACATAAATCTAGATGCAAATTATAACTTTGATAATATTTCATTAAATAGCAAAATTGATGTTAAATCAATAGTTTTAAATGCGAATGATTTAAAAATAGTTGATTCTAGTGTATATTTAAATAAAGCAGATTTAAAAACACCAAATATTACTTATATTGATAAACAAAATAATTTAGATATGAAATCAAATAATACAAATCTTAGTTTAAATAATCTAAGTGTAGTAAATGGTGATTTGAAAATAGAAAATATTAATCTTATTAAAGATAATTTTGATTTTAAAGAAAAAAAATTAAATATAGATATTAATACGAAAAAATTAGATAGCTCATTTAAAAATCTTGAAATTGCAAAAAACATATCTTTTGAATCAAATGATCTAAAATTAAATAGTTTAAATTTTAAAGATAATAAAAATAAATTAAAAATTGATAGTTCTAATTTAAATGTATTGATAAGTAATTTTTTAATAGATGAAAAAAATAGTATAAATCTAAAAAACATTGTATTAAAGAATTTAAAACTTCATTTTGAAGATTTAACAAATAAATTATCAGTTGATACAAAAAATATAAATATAAATTCTAAAGATTTATTAATTACTAAAGACTCAAATATTACTTTAGGAAATTTGAAATTAGCTAAACCAACAATAAATCTTTTAGACAACAAAAATAATCTAAAAGTTGATGCTAAAAATTTATCTTTAGATGTAAATAAATTTAAATTTAATAAAGGAAATATATCTTTCAATTCAATCAAGTTGGTAGAACCAAATTTAGGTATTTTAAATACTCAAACAAACCTAAAAATTGATACAAAAAATATAAATTTAAATTTAAAAAAATTGGTATCTAAAGAGAATTTTTTTAGAATAGAAAAAACAGATCTTGTAAATCCTTATATTTCTATAACTTTACCAAAAAATGAAAATGTAACTAATAATGAAGATAAAAAAGAAGAAAAAGTAGTTTCTCAAACAACTGAAAATAATAAAGATATAAATTCTAATGAAAATAAATTTAGATTAAATCTAGGTCCAGTAAATATAAAAAATCTTACTCTTGATTTTGAAGATAAAAATCTTCCAATTCCATTTAAAACAACTGTTTCAAAATTAAATGGTGAAATTTCTGAGATAAAAAATAAAGAGCAAAGTGTGTCTCAGCTTGAAATAAAAGGTGAAGTTGACCAATATGGAGTGGCAAAAATAACTGGTTTGGTAAATCCAAATAGTTTAAAAATATTAACAGATGTAAATATGAAATTCCAAAATATAGCTATGAAAAGTTTTACTCCTTATACAGCAAAATTTGTTGGTAGAACTATAAAAGATGGTAAATTAGAATTAGATTTAAATTATAATATTAGTGATTCTAATTTAAAAGCTAAAAACAGTATTATAATTAAAAAATTAGAATTAGGAGAAAAAGTAGAGAGTCCAGATGCTATATCATTACCTCTTGATTTAGCTATTACTTTATTAGAGAATAGTTCAAATGTTATTGATATAAATCTTCCTGTTTCTGGAAATGTTGATGATCCTCAGTTTTCTATTGGTTCTATTGTTTGGAAGGCTTTTGTAAACTTAATTACAAAGGCTATAACATCACCATTCTCATTGATTGGAAGCTTATTTAATTTTAGTGAGGATGAGATAAAAAGTGTAAATTTTGAGTTAAAAGAGAGTGAAGTAACTCCAATACAAAAAGAAACTTTGGATAAAATTGCTCTAATTTTAAGTAAAAAAGAAGAGATAGCAATTAAATTTGCTCCTTCATTTAATGAAAAAGAAGAAAAAGAGAAATTTGCAAATCAAAGAGCTCAAAATATTAAAGATTATTTAATCAAAGAAAAAAGTATAAATCCAAAACAGATAATTATATTAAATGAGATAAAAAAATCATCTCAAAATATTGATTTAAATATTGAACAAATTAAATAA
- a CDS encoding endonuclease MutS2 produces the protein MEKLIKKLDLNDYITSFSKLFSREKSIILEGDINIHYKIISELSNYNFNPPKNTINLDSQLMHIQKQGVLKVYEIYEFVKIINYFLYLKRFNFEGKLLEWMEKIVIPNDIIKICDYFDENSKLKSGISEDYDNIKESISRNKEETKQSLYKLVNSSKLKPYLVDMQVHYINQEECLLVRGGFNHALNGSVIDRSNTGFFYVVPHSISELKQKRSDLENKQEEVLYKICKEVCSIFEKNLLFLKFINKEFDKFDHYQARIFFAQIGDKNFILPSKDGINKLVDFSHPALTNAKPITVDFSKKVIMLTGVNAGGKTMMLKSILSAIFLSKYLLPYNTNKSTKVSNFKSINAVLDDPQSVKNDISTFAGRMLEFSKFFELKNAIVGVDEIELGTDSDEAASLFKVIIEDLIKNDIKIIITTHHKRLAALMASNPDVELIAALYDEENQRPTYEFLQGTIGKSYAFETALRYKIPKGVVQRAKEVYGEDKDKLNELIERSSELEREYKQKIAKLNSEIENYQRLSNNLKEQKEELDTHILKEKSKLHKEYKDAREEAKKAIKTKLIEDSHRHLNISHKLASQIEVEKVEDETLALELKVGDRVKYRNTKGNILSIKGSKAFIQNDEGFKMQVLLTDLRRSGNPPPKPKKKVSVNITKPQSGDIKLDLHGQRVEEAMENLDKFLSDALLAGFEEVLVYHGIGAGKLAQATKEFLKKHPKVKGFEDAHPSSGGFGAKVVKL, from the coding sequence ATGGAAAAATTAATTAAAAAACTAGACTTAAATGACTATATAACAAGCTTTTCTAAGCTTTTTTCGAGAGAGAAATCTATAATTCTTGAAGGTGATATAAATATACATTATAAAATAATTAGTGAACTTTCAAATTATAATTTTAATCCTCCAAAAAATACAATAAATCTTGATTCACAGCTAATGCATATACAAAAACAAGGGGTTTTGAAAGTATATGAAATCTATGAATTCGTAAAAATAATAAATTATTTTTTATATCTTAAAAGATTCAACTTTGAAGGTAAACTTCTTGAATGGATGGAAAAAATAGTAATTCCAAATGATATTATAAAAATTTGTGATTATTTTGATGAAAATTCAAAGTTAAAATCTGGAATAAGTGAAGATTATGACAATATTAAAGAATCAATAAGTAGAAATAAAGAAGAGACAAAACAAAGCCTTTATAAACTTGTAAATTCTTCAAAGTTAAAACCTTATTTAGTAGATATGCAAGTTCATTATATAAATCAAGAAGAGTGTTTATTAGTAAGAGGCGGTTTTAATCATGCATTAAATGGTAGTGTTATTGATAGATCAAATACAGGTTTTTTCTATGTTGTACCTCATAGTATTAGTGAATTAAAACAAAAAAGAAGTGATTTAGAGAATAAGCAAGAAGAAGTTTTATATAAAATTTGTAAAGAAGTTTGTTCTATTTTTGAGAAAAATCTTCTATTTTTAAAATTTATAAATAAAGAGTTTGATAAATTTGATCATTATCAAGCTAGAATATTTTTTGCCCAAATAGGAGATAAAAATTTTATTCTTCCTTCAAAAGATGGAATAAATAAATTAGTAGATTTTTCTCATCCTGCATTAACAAATGCAAAACCAATAACTGTTGACTTTTCAAAGAAAGTTATTATGTTAACTGGAGTTAATGCTGGTGGTAAAACTATGATGTTAAAATCAATTTTAAGTGCAATTTTTTTATCAAAATATTTACTTCCATATAATACGAATAAAAGTACAAAAGTTAGTAATTTTAAATCAATAAATGCTGTTTTAGATGATCCCCAAAGTGTAAAAAATGATATTTCAACATTTGCAGGAAGAATGCTTGAGTTCTCAAAATTTTTTGAACTTAAAAATGCAATAGTTGGAGTAGATGAAATAGAATTAGGAACAGATTCTGATGAAGCAGCAAGTCTTTTTAAAGTTATTATTGAAGATTTAATAAAAAATGATATTAAAATAATAATTACAACTCACCATAAAAGGTTAGCAGCTCTTATGGCTTCTAATCCAGATGTTGAATTAATTGCAGCACTATATGATGAAGAAAATCAAAGACCAACATATGAATTCTTACAAGGAACAATTGGAAAATCTTATGCTTTTGAAACTGCATTAAGATATAAAATTCCAAAAGGAGTTGTTCAAAGAGCAAAAGAAGTTTATGGGGAAGATAAAGATAAGTTAAATGAGCTTATTGAAAGAAGTAGTGAACTTGAAAGAGAATATAAACAAAAAATTGCAAAATTGAATAGTGAAATTGAGAATTATCAAAGATTATCAAATAACTTAAAAGAGCAAAAAGAAGAATTAGATACTCATATTTTAAAAGAGAAATCGAAACTTCACAAAGAGTATAAAGATGCAAGAGAAGAAGCAAAAAAAGCTATAAAAACAAAACTTATTGAAGATTCTCACAGACATTTAAATATATCGCACAAACTTGCAAGTCAAATAGAAGTTGAAAAAGTTGAAGATGAAACTTTGGCATTAGAGTTAAAAGTAGGGGACAGAGTAAAATATAGAAATACAAAAGGAAATATTTTATCAATAAAAGGTTCTAAGGCATTTATACAAAATGATGAAGGATTTAAAATGCAAGTTCTTTTAACAGATTTAAGAAGAAGTGGAAATCCTCCTCCAAAGCCAAAGAAAAAGGTTAGTGTAAATATAACAAAACCACAAAGTGGGGATATAAAACTTGATCTTCATGGGCAAAGAGTTGAAGAAGCTATGGAAAATCTAGATAAATTTTTAAGTGATGCTTTACTTGCTGGATTTGAAGAAGTTTTAGTTTACCATGGAATAGGAGCTGGAAAATTAGCACAAGCTACTAAAGAATTTTTAAAAAAGCATCCAAAAGTAAAAGGTTTTGAAGACGCTCATCCAAGTAGTGGTGGATTTGGAGCAAAAGTTGTAAAACTTTAA
- the mog gene encoding molybdopterin adenylyltransferase, whose translation MIAKIGIVTTSDRASAGIYEDLSGKAIIDTLNDYLKSPWESVYRCISDDRDTIENTLKDLIDNEECCLVVTTGGTGPAIRDVTPEATEAVCDRMMPGFGELMRSVSLQYVPTAILSRQTAGLRGTSLIVNLPGKPKSIRECLDAVFPAIPYCIDLIEGPFLETNEEVIKAFRPKK comes from the coding sequence ATGATAGCAAAAATTGGTATTGTAACAACAAGTGATAGAGCTAGTGCTGGAATTTATGAAGATTTGTCAGGCAAAGCTATAATTGATACATTAAATGATTATTTAAAATCTCCTTGGGAGAGTGTTTATAGATGTATTAGTGATGATAGAGATACTATTGAAAATACATTAAAAGATTTAATTGATAATGAAGAATGCTGTTTAGTTGTGACAACAGGAGGAACTGGACCAGCTATTAGAGATGTAACCCCAGAAGCTACAGAAGCAGTTTGTGATAGAATGATGCCAGGATTTGGTGAACTTATGAGAAGTGTGAGTTTACAATATGTTCCAACTGCAATTTTATCAAGACAAACTGCAGGTCTTAGAGGAACTAGTTTAATAGTAAATCTTCCAGGAAAGCCAAAATCAATAAGAGAGTGCCTTGATGCAGTTTTTCCTGCTATTCCATACTGTATAGATCTAATTGAAGGTCCATTTTTAGAAACAAACGAAGAAGTAATTAAAGCATTTAGACCAAAAAAGTAA
- the bioV gene encoding pimelyl-ACP methyl ester esterase BioV → MTSENFFSGFCFKNESKLFDEYLERNDFTISGFSYGAIKAFEKAINCETRIDKLQLLSPAFFQNKDEKFKKMQLMFFKKDEEQYIKNFLENVKSPFYKDVEKYFSKGSIEELKELLNFIWNKEELKKLVSKGIKIEVFLGEKDLIIDSNEAKEFFKDFATVYYFKDKGHLL, encoded by the coding sequence ATGACTTCTGAAAATTTTTTTAGTGGTTTTTGTTTTAAAAATGAATCAAAATTGTTCGATGAATATTTAGAGAGAAATGATTTTACTATTAGTGGTTTTTCATACGGTGCTATAAAAGCTTTTGAAAAAGCAATAAATTGTGAAACTAGAATTGATAAATTACAACTTTTATCTCCAGCATTTTTTCAAAATAAAGATGAGAAATTCAAAAAAATGCAGTTAATGTTTTTTAAAAAAGATGAAGAACAATATATAAAAAACTTTTTAGAAAATGTAAAATCTCCTTTTTATAAAGATGTAGAAAAGTATTTTTCAAAAGGAAGTATAGAAGAATTAAAAGAACTTCTAAATTTTATTTGGAATAAAGAGGAACTAAAAAAATTAGTTTCAAAAGGTATAAAAATAGAAGTTTTTCTTGGTGAAAAAGATTTAATAATTGATTCAAATGAGGCAAAAGAATTTTTTAAAGATTTTGCCACAGTTTATTATTTTAAGGATAAAGGACATTTATTATGA
- a CDS encoding AAA family ATPase: MKQDLNSRNIDKNFKLMIISALILVILFVYTIYKSKTVIEGTTYYLGIGFLFILLILAFILKLKQEKIRKFINKEGFNTFDDELSKTTSAKSSKKDLDSTISPVKSNITFKDVAGIKEIKEELEEIVEFLNNPSKFQKFKVKLPKGVLLVGPPGVGKTLIARAVAGEAQVPFFYQSGASFVHIYVGMGAKKVRELFNSAKLSAPSIIFIDEIDAIGKSRSGKSNDERESTLNELLTQMDGFEGDSGVIVMAATNKIEILDDALLRAGRFDRRLHVGLPNIDDRKKILELYLKDVNYEINIEKLALSTAGFNSASLSTLVNESLLYMIKSGKNILDESDIEIAKNKLEFGKKQLKILDSDQKEILAIYQTCKAYISKSKVNLLDEGVNKINNVFLSYNEMLENIKRELAGSVGLELIKKEKFAIGEDAIKRAEDIAIEMVNKYKMAASIDEIIFSVKESLKLEFMQNISEIDRLKEIMIKNEVINKDDF; the protein is encoded by the coding sequence ATGAAGCAAGATTTAAATAGTAGAAATATTGATAAAAATTTTAAGCTGATGATTATTTCAGCTTTAATTCTAGTTATTTTGTTTGTTTACACAATCTATAAAAGCAAAACTGTAATAGAAGGAACTACTTATTACTTAGGAATAGGTTTTTTATTTATTCTTTTAATTTTAGCTTTTATTTTAAAGTTAAAACAAGAAAAAATAAGAAAGTTTATTAATAAAGAGGGTTTTAATACTTTTGATGATGAATTATCAAAAACGACATCTGCAAAAAGCTCAAAAAAAGATTTAGATTCAACAATTTCTCCTGTAAAGTCAAATATAACTTTTAAAGATGTTGCTGGAATTAAAGAGATAAAAGAAGAGTTAGAGGAAATTGTAGAATTTTTAAATAATCCTTCTAAATTCCAAAAATTTAAAGTTAAACTTCCAAAAGGTGTTCTTTTAGTAGGACCTCCAGGTGTTGGTAAAACACTTATCGCAAGAGCTGTTGCTGGTGAAGCACAGGTTCCATTTTTTTATCAAAGTGGTGCTAGTTTTGTTCATATTTATGTTGGTATGGGTGCAAAAAAAGTAAGAGAACTTTTCAATAGTGCAAAATTAAGTGCTCCTTCAATAATTTTCATAGATGAAATTGATGCTATTGGAAAAAGTAGAAGTGGAAAATCAAATGATGAAAGAGAATCAACTTTAAATGAACTTTTAACTCAAATGGATGGATTTGAAGGTGATAGTGGAGTTATTGTAATGGCTGCAACAAACAAAATTGAAATTCTTGATGATGCTCTTTTAAGAGCTGGAAGATTTGATAGAAGATTACATGTTGGATTACCAAATATTGATGATAGAAAAAAAATTTTAGAATTATATTTGAAAGATGTTAATTATGAAATTAATATAGAAAAATTAGCTTTAAGTACAGCAGGATTTAACTCAGCAAGTTTATCAACACTTGTAAATGAGTCGCTTTTATATATGATAAAAAGTGGAAAAAATATATTAGATGAAAGTGATATTGAAATTGCAAAAAATAAACTGGAATTTGGTAAAAAACAATTAAAAATTTTAGATAGTGATCAAAAAGAAATTTTAGCAATTTATCAAACCTGTAAAGCTTATATTTCAAAATCAAAAGTAAATCTTTTAGATGAAGGCGTAAATAAAATAAATAATGTATTTCTATCTTATAATGAAATGCTAGAAAATATAAAAAGAGAATTAGCTGGAAGTGTTGGTCTTGAATTGATTAAAAAAGAAAAATTTGCAATAGGTGAAGATGCTATAAAAAGAGCAGAAGATATTGCAATAGAAATGGTGAACAAATATAAAATGGCGGCTAGTATTGATGAAATTATATTTAGTGTAAAGGAGAGTTTAAAACTTGAATTTATGCAAAATATTTCTGAAATTGATAGACTAAAAGAAATTATGATTAAAAATGAGGTTATAAATAAAGATGACTTCTGA
- the mtaB gene encoding tRNA (N(6)-L-threonylcarbamoyladenosine(37)-C(2))-methylthiotransferase MtaB, producing MNFSTEKPKVFFKTFGCRTNIFDTQVMISNLKDFEVTQNEKEASIVIINSCTVTNSADTTARSYINGLKKLSNNPKVIFTGCGTRTKGEKLFTEDKIDGLFGSSEKENINELLKIDDKFFKLGDLKSLDKTVVEEFVGKSRAFIKIQEGCDFRCSYCIIPYVRGDARSYEENVILNQVETLAENGFSEFILTGTNVGSYGKKMHTSLAKLLKKMALIKGVKRIRMGSIEPIQIDDEFKELINEPFMAKHLHIALQHTSKEMLKIMNRRNKVLSDLELFEFLSSNGYALGTDFIVGHPGETPEIWEEAMKNLHNFPLTHIHAFTYSKRDGTPSATMKDIIKGDIAKDRYIELVEIIKQKNYEFRKNNQVSLEVLVEQEKNGKYLGFDQFFNQVEISSDEDLVGDWLILDDYKIGTTKNEARFK from the coding sequence ATGAATTTTAGTACAGAAAAACCAAAAGTATTTTTTAAAACTTTTGGTTGTAGAACAAATATTTTTGATACTCAAGTTATGATTAGTAATCTAAAAGATTTTGAAGTAACTCAAAATGAAAAAGAAGCATCTATTGTAATAATTAATTCTTGTACTGTAACAAATAGTGCTGATACAACAGCAAGAAGCTACATAAATGGTTTAAAAAAACTTTCAAATAATCCAAAGGTGATTTTTACAGGTTGTGGAACTAGAACAAAAGGTGAAAAATTATTTACAGAAGATAAAATTGATGGACTTTTTGGTTCAAGTGAAAAAGAAAATATAAATGAGCTTTTAAAAATAGATGATAAATTTTTTAAATTAGGTGATTTAAAATCACTTGATAAAACAGTTGTTGAAGAGTTTGTTGGTAAAAGTAGGGCATTTATAAAAATTCAAGAAGGTTGTGACTTTAGATGCTCATATTGTATTATTCCTTATGTTAGGGGTGATGCTAGAAGTTATGAAGAAAATGTAATTTTAAATCAAGTAGAAACTCTTGCAGAAAATGGATTTAGTGAATTTATTTTAACAGGTACAAATGTAGGAAGTTATGGTAAAAAAATGCATACTTCTTTGGCAAAACTTTTAAAAAAAATGGCTTTAATAAAAGGTGTAAAAAGAATAAGAATGGGAAGTATAGAACCTATTCAAATTGATGATGAATTTAAAGAACTGATAAATGAACCTTTTATGGCAAAACATCTTCATATTGCATTACAACATACATCAAAAGAGATGTTAAAAATCATGAATAGAAGAAATAAAGTTTTAAGTGATTTAGAACTTTTTGAATTTTTAAGTTCAAATGGTTATGCTTTAGGTACAGATTTTATTGTAGGTCATCCTGGAGAAACTCCTGAAATATGGGAAGAAGCTATGAAAAATCTACATAACTTTCCTTTAACACACATACATGCTTTTACATATTCAAAAAGAGATGGAACACCAAGTGCAACTATGAAAGATATTATAAAAGGTGACATAGCAAAAGATAGGTATATAGAGCTTGTAGAAATAATCAAACAAAAAAATTATGAATTTAGAAAAAACAATCAAGTTTCTCTTGAAGTATTGGTTGAACAAGAAAAAAATGGAAAATATTTAGGTTTTGATCAATTTTTTAATCAAGTTGAAATAAGCTCAGATGAAGATTTAGTTGGAGATTGGTTAATTTTAGATGATTATAAAATAGGAACAACAAAAAATGAAGCAAGATTTAAATAG